A single region of the Triticum dicoccoides isolate Atlit2015 ecotype Zavitan chromosome 2B, WEW_v2.0, whole genome shotgun sequence genome encodes:
- the LOC119364147 gene encoding probable glucuronosyltransferase Os04g0398600 yields MGSQAVWLPVALLLAAVALSSVLTAPAAAAATESGEADHAVQQHSERISGSAGDVLEDNPVGKLKVFIYDLPRKYNKKMVTKDPRCLNHMFAAEIFMHRFLLSSAVRTLKPKEADWFYTPVYTTCDLTPAGLPLPFKSPRVMRSSIQYISNKWPFWNRTDGADHFFVVPHDFGACFHYQEEKAIERGILPLLRRATLVQTFGQENHVCLKEGSIIIPPFAPPQKMQAHLIPPDTPRSIFVYFRGLFYDTGNDPEGGYYARGVRASLWENFKNNHLFDISTDHPATYYEDMQRAVFCLCPLGWAPWSPRLVEAVVFGCIPVIIADDIVLPFADAIPWEEIGIFVEEKDVPKLDTILTSMPIEDILRKQRLLANPSMKQAMLFPQPAQPRDAFHQILNGLARKLPHPEGVYLPPGEKHLNWTAGPVGDLKPW; encoded by the exons ATGGGATCGCAAGCGGTATGGCTCCCCGTGGCCCTGCTCCTGGCGGCAGTGGCCCTCTCGTCCGTCCTGACGGCGCCGGCCGCCGCGGCCGCTACGGAGTCCGGCGAGGCCGACCACGCCGTTCAGCAGCACAGCGAGCGCATCTCAG GAAGTGCTGGTGATGTGCTAGAAGACAATCCTGTGGGAAAGTTAAAGGTTTTCATATATGACTTGCCAAGAAAGTATAACAAGAAGATGGTCACCAAGGATCCCCGGTGCCTCAATCACATGTTTGCTGCGGAAATATTCATGCATCGTTTCTTGCTCTCAAGTGCTGTGCGGACTCTCAAACCCAAAGAGGCTGATTGGTTCTACACACCAGTTTATACTACATGTGACCTAACTCCTGCTGGTCTTCCCTTGCCATTCAAGTCACCACGGGTGATGAGGAGTTCGATCCAGTATATTTCGAATAAATGGCCCTTTTGGAACCGAACTGATGGCGCAGATCACTTCTTTGTTGTCCCACATGATTTTGGAGCTTGCTTCCATTATCAG GAAGAAAAAGCTATTGAACGTGGCATTCTCCCATTGCTGCGACGTGCTACATTGGTGCAAACATTTGGACAGGAGAATCATGTTTGCCTGAAGGAGGGGTCTATCATCATTCcaccctttgctcctcctcagaaaATGCAGGCTCACCTTATTCCCCCGGACACACCACGGTCAATCTTCGTTTACTTTAGGGGTCTGTTCTATGACACCGGAAATGACCCTGAGGGTGGTTACTATGCAAG AGGTGTGCGAGCTTCCCTGTGGGAGAACTTCAAGAACAATCATCTGTTTGACATTTCCACCGATCACCCTGCCACTTACTACGAAGACATGCAGCGCGCGGTCTTCTGCCTGTGCCCATTGGGCTGGGCACCATGGAGCCCTAGGTTGGTTGAGGCTGTGGTCTTTGGCTGCATTCCAGTCATCATAGCTGACGATATTGTGCTGCCATTTGCTGATGCTATCCCATGGGAAGAAATTGGTATTTTTGTGGAGGAGAAGGATGTCCCAAAGTTGGACACAATCCTGACATCAATGCCCATCGAGGATATTCTAAGAAAGCAAAGATTGCTTGCAAATCCATCAATGAAGCAGGCCATGTTGTTCCCACAGCCAGCCCAACCACGAGATGCATTCCACCAGATCTTGAATGGCCTTGCTCGTAAGCTCCCACACCCTGAGGGTGTATACTTGCCACCTGGCGAGAAGCATCTCAACTGGACTGCCGGACCTGTTGGAGATCTGAAACCGTGGTAG
- the LOC119364148 gene encoding pollen-specific protein C13-like, with amino-acid sequence MASLRILSVIAVVAIFALAGTAVANDLPDYIVQGRVYCDTCRAGFETNVTEYIKGAKVRLECKRFGTEKVERSIDGVTDEKGTYKIELKDSHPEDICEMVLVQSPLPNCNEVQALRDRAEIVLSRNVGISDNIRMANPLGYLKDKPLPACPDLLKTFNLTTDDDH; translated from the exons ATGGCCTCGCTCCGCATCCTTTCAGTGATCGCCGTGGTCGCCATCTTTGCCCTCGCCGGCACCGCCGTCGCCAATGACCTCCCCGACTACATTGTTCAGGGACGGGTCTACTGCGACACGTGCCGTGCCGGGTTCGAGACAAATGTCACCGAGTACATCAAGG GTGCCAAGGTGAGGCTGGAGTGCAAGCGCTTCGGCACTGAGAAAGTTGAGCGCTCCATCGACGGCGTAACCGACGAGAAGGGCACTTACAAAATCGAGCTCAAGGACAGCCATCCGGAGGATATCTGCGAGATGGTTCTTGTCCAGAGCCCCCTCCCAAACTGCAACGAGGTTCAGGCTCTCAGGGACCGCGCCGAGATAGTCCTCAGCAGGAACGTTGGCATCAGCGACAACATCCGCATGGCCAACCCGCTCGGCTACCTCAAGGACAAGCCACTGCCCGCCTGCCCTGACCTGCTCAAAACGTTCAACCTTACTACTGATGATGATCACTGA